The DNA window AAACAACATTAAATCGGCTCATTACTGACTTTAAATTGGAAAGCTGAAATCCCACGTGGCATCATCAGGGTGCGCGAGTTGACACTGACTATAGTGAAGGCTATAGTGACCTTGGGATTTCTGATTGACACACCATAAACATGTGTTTATGAATATTTATCAATAAAACACCAAAATATCACTATATTCAGTTGTCAGACGTTGTATGTTGATGTTCTTAAATCACAAACTACATTATAATGGTGTTATTCACTTGTTGTAACACACCCGTTCCATTGGAGATTAGCCGTTGGCTAAAACTCACCACTTTGCCGGATTGTCTCTCGATGGCTTTCTTCACTTTGCCGTATGTCCCTTTCCCCAATGTCTCCAGCAGTTCGTAGCGGTGCTTCAGGTTGTGCTTGTGGTGATGTTTCTTCACGCCAGAGTTAGACCATCTCCCTTCATCCAGGATCGAGATGTCACCAAGGTAGTCGACAGGTAAAGGTCTGTCCCCCCAAATCTGAACATCGCTCTGTCCTACCTCAGTCCCAGCGCTGGACGTGGACATATTGGACACGTTGGACACATTGGACAGCCGACGCGCTTTTGAAGCAGTTTCCATCATGATTACTAACAAAGTGTCAATATGATCAAATCCAAGTAGACCTAATGATGGCTATCAAAGTGCTTTAATATATGTGTCCTTAGAATTACACCTCCAAATAAATGAAAATATTTGGATTTTGATCAAAAGTAAATTATTCAATCATTTGAGCAAAATCTCTTATTCCTCAGTTGTAAAGACGTTGTTTCTACTGTGCTCGGTTCTCGTCGCTCCCTTATGGTAATTCAAGTGATGCTCTAATGGTGGCAAAATGAGACCAACCCGGCGTTTTGGGATTGTTGGATACAGCGGCGCATTCATTCTCTATCCATGCGTAAAATCTCTCTCCGATGTTGCGCTTGTCTTGAAAGCGACGATCCGCGCCTAGGTCCTAGCTGTGGATGCGATGTATTCGAGTGTGACACACAGAGCTGTTCGGTTTTGAGCCATGCTCATCGGCTCTCTCTCATACGCccgctgtctctttctctctgtttctttttGTCATAGAGAGGTGTAAGGAGCTGGAGCCAGTAGCCGCAGGCAGGGGGTGTGGTCTAGCCAACTACAGTCCCATTTTCATGATTGCCTTTTGTGTGCGTGCGGGTTATTAAGAAAGAGAGACATGGGCTAAAAGCAGGTCTTGTACACTGCTCTGGCTTTGCCTGTTGAAAGAACAAGCTGACTCGGAGCAAAATAAAAAATTTGAAAAGTAATAATGTCTTACTAGACATGTTCTTGCTTTGATAAAGGGGTATATTAGTAAATTCTGCGTAGAATTCTCTTGAGTAAATGTATTCCAACCTTGAGATGAGGCCACCTTGGTTTGTCCTATAGCTCTGTAGCAGGCAATGTGTGTAATTACGTTAACATTGTGACACTCCTCTTGAACATGGTGTGCCTACGGGTGCTCAGACTTACTAATGGTAAACCAGGACCCCCTGTAGTCCCTAGGGAAATCATGTACCCACCCACACAGGAAAGGAATGAGAGAAAGATGAGAAATACAATTCACATTCTCACTTCTCATGTTGTTGTAGCCCACTGAAAGGATCCATGTTAGTGTGTTAGATCCACTTGATTGGCCAGCTAGCCTTAGCCAATCTCATTTTGCTAGAGTAAGATGTCATACAGACATCTCTTCGGCAGAGGGACACTGATACACAAACATTGGTTTAGTTTTATTTATGTATTCATTAGTCTAGTAGCCTGCATGTATAGAATGGAAATATGTCCTCCTTTGGAGAGCATTTAAAGGTCTAATGGAGCCGTTttcatctcaatatcaaatcatttctgggttacattactgtgattgttttcaattaaaaattgtcaaaaataaacaaaaaaggaATGACTTTCCAAACGGTTTGTTTTTCCTACTATTGTATTTTGACATTTGCAAAAGGCAAACTGACAGCCGCGACCAACCAgagacatataatccatagatggtggttcccattcaagtcaagactgccagccattgctagtgtacacatgagtttaacagtcaaattgaCAGGGTTAGAGGTTACAAAACCCTTCTATTGAATATATGTATATGGCCACAAATGCAACATGCTGTTCCACAGATAGAATAAGAAGCGATAAGCAGACCAAAGTCAGCCTTTAACGATAAGTAATCAGATAAAGACAGcacttctaaaaacctatttcacaccatagcctgctgaatttgtagATCGcctttctttcattttgatttcgtcacaaatgaaaatgtggcactgactcgcccatggattgatgtttcagcattgtctcaatgaagagttcggtGTTCGACTAGCCATGTGCGACGTGCACgtgcagttacaagcctgctagagttagcggcaggGGGACGAGCAATACCCACCGTCGTCGTACGGATGAAGCCTGACCTGGAATGTAAAGCTAACTGAAGAtggttagctttagaaaaccctgagtagcttgctttgtagtataccactCAGATGTTATGAACCTAATCCTGATTTACAGTCACCTTTGACCCCACGGTACACACCATCTatgacaggggtgtcaaactcattttagctcaggggccacattgaggaaaatctattctcaagtgggccggaccggtaaaatcatggtatatataacttaaaaacaacaacttcagattgttttaaTACTAAGAAAACAatcaacataaagctggagcctgaggacagtgtgtccaaaatagtacaagcacaacatcactattaatcataaaacaccttaagtttatttgaaaattctaaagaaaaagaacacacaaacacacaatgcctcagtgattcacagaactgtttcacagatcacagaactatatcagggtgtcatttctcaggcagaaatgtagatacaaataatgaaatcctgttccccaaacaagtgcaagaaccacagagtcaagaataggttaaatatacaaataaaataaaatcaattaaaaacaatagcacatcaacataaaaacatataaacataaagctggagcctgaggacagtgtgtccaaaagcacaacatcactattaatcataaaacacctcaagttatttgaaattctgaggacaaacaacacacaaacacacaatgcctcagtgattcacagaagtatatcaaagaactatatcagggtgtctcatgcagcactttaagtggggctgcatagtttatttgactcctgatacctggcatcttttagctttcaccagcgcatcaatatcaggcgtcacatcctgagtggcagccaacttcaggatgtgattcaagtgcttgtgcgtgagccttgagtgcagctttgttttattcatgacgttatccatctttaatgacttgcaacacaaagcctcctggtgcaaaatacagtgaaacgtccaaaaatcacgtcctccatttgcagattgcactttctctctgaactttgtcaccctgtccagcgcgccgacaagtgcagtgaaaatatcagctactgtcgttgtatctgtcatcggcaccaactccacgaactcctccgtgacggtcaatgtgtcatcaactccgcggatgaaaatggccagttgtgcaacatctgtaatgtccgtgctttcatcaattgcaaccgaaaacgcaataaatgactttactttttgcttcaactggctgtccaaatccactgaaagatcggaaatcctgtctgcaactgtgtttcttgtcaggctgatatttgcaaaagcctggtgcttttcagggcacacaatctccgctgccttcatcatgcatgtttttacaaattcaccctcactaaatggttttgaagccactgcgatttcattagcaatgaggtagctagctttcactgcagcgtcactgatgtctcggctgtgagtaaacacagactgctgtttcttcagacccgccaacagttcattcaccttctctcttctccactgtccttgaaagttgtcatatttgtcggcatgaagactcacatagtggcgactaaggttatattctttcagcactgcaacatgctgtgaacacaccaaacatacagctttcccattcaattccgtgaataaattgaaggatgacaatttttcttggaacactctgcgtccacttttctcttttttgacagagacatattggggcaatgagggtgccaaagcgcataatgttaaaagtagaagccgtaataaatatcgcgggcaaaacaaagtagctcatccggactggctgcacttgcttgacctatttgctctgccccggtataaacagtttgcttgcttaacacaattggaacagcagtttcttttattgaaaaattgcagctcatttttatactttacaaaatcatctcgcgggccggattaaacccgtttgcgggcctgatccggcccgtgggccggacgtttgacacccctgatctatgaCATCCCCTTATGGTCAGTCATGTCTGGTTCAGTTAAGCATGGTCCTATTTGGCTgtaaaacagtgtgtgtgttttaatgtgtttagTAATGGGTAACAGTGTTGATTAATTTAACATTATACCCTCATATGTCTGTGAAGAATGATTTGAAATGACTAACAAGTTTTACATTCAACAGAGATGGTGTGATGGGGATCACATCTCCAAGAGTGCCATCTAGTGGGAAGAAAGGAGAAATGTCATCAATTAATTAGCAGTGCCACTGTCAGAGAAGGCACTTGTGACATGACCTGAAAAGGCAGTATTTTCCTCTAAAAAGCCTTGGAGTATGTTGAGAGACTAGAAGCCTCATTCTGtgacctctatctctccctccagacAGATGTAAAGTAGATAGGCCCTCCATGTAGACCAGAGAGTAGCAGAGAGCACCTGTGGAGAGAAACAGCAGGTTATCAATAGAATAGATCAGAGAAACTGTCATCCTGAAGCATGGAGAGCAGGTCCCTGGGAGAGGTATCATCTTATCGTACTCCACCAACCACTGGATGTGAGTCTATGAGCGTGTACTCAGAGTATTGTCCACATCCTGCCTTTTTATTCTCATCTTGTGACTAAATAGATCTTTGCCCTAATTTTCTTTCTTTTGAGTTTTCATCCTGTTTTCCTCCTTTGTGGATGTTTTTACATGGATCAGTAATTTAGACTTTTGAGTGAAGCTTTTGCCGCAATCATCACAGCTAAATGGTTTATCTTCTGTGAGTCAGTTTATGCTTCCTTAGGGTCCCCTTCTGactgaagcttttcccacagtcatcacagctaaatggtttctctcctgtgtgagtcagtttATGCTTCCTTAGGGTCCCCTTCTGactgaagcttttcccacagtcatcacaaataaatggtttctctcctgtgtgagtcagtttATGCTTCCTAAGGTTCCCTTTCAAattgaagcttttcccacagtcaccacagatAAATAGTTTTTCTCCTGTGTGAGTCCGTATATGCCTACTTAGGTCCCCCTTCTGTAAAAAGCTTTTCCCACATTCTCCACAgataaatggtttctctcctgcgTGAGTCAGTTTATGCTTCCTTAGGGTCCACTtctgattgaagctcttcccacagtcaccacaactaaatggtttctctcctgtgcgAATCATCATGTGCTTGGACAGATCCCCTTTGAGTTTGAAGGTCTTGTCACAAACAGGGCTGGTGCAGGGTTTCCCACTGTGACGGAGTCGGACATGGGCCTTTTGTTTACAGGTGGAGTGGTAGCTTTTTTGGCAGAAGCAGCCAAAGAGAGTCACATGCCTCTGCAGGTCCGTTTTCAGAGCAAACATTTCGCCACAGTCACGGCAGCGGTGAGGTTTTCTAGACGTGGTGCTGGGTTTGAAACAGTGTTCCACCATTGATGGGTTTGGATCCAATGACGAACTGGGATCCAATGGTGGGCTGCTGTCAAGTGCCACTGGGTCGCTGCTTCCGGCTAGGTTTTGGCTGGAGGCATTGTTTTGATTATCTGGAGGGTGACAGGGACTGTAGAGACCCTTAAGGTGGGTCACAGTAACATAAGGTGTGAGATCCACTTGTTTAgggtccctctctctgttctccacagTCTGGGTTTGGGGAAGAGTCAAGGGCTGAAGTGGGTCCTCCTGATCACATTCACTTTTCATACAGGAAGGAGTGAATTTGAACTCTATGATATCAGTCTCCAGCCcttgaagctgctcttcctcctgagtggtcctgagttcctcctgttcctctttaatctgtgGAAGCTCTGTGTTCTCCTgccccagactggggctccactcctgctcacagtgctgctgaTCAGGGAGAACCTCCTCttcagagacagcgagagagagctgcagggagtctggaggaaaggagagaggagcagaggttATCTATACAGCTTTTAGACATCAGGATTGGTGTCAATTCGAAGTTAAaactagaatccttagttgctacataaaTGTTTTGattataaataaatcattctTAAAATAACATGacgtataaatgcctcatgagcttagttcaactgtcgtttgcaaacaatgtaaatatagcctcaaaacatggtttaaaactataatgttgatatcatggatggtcagtccttgcgtccatagctctgtctatgaatttgagagtggttccatttctccaggctcatccctcacctttttaccaaaacagaggcaggGTGACTTttattattgtttcaattaaggccTCTAGCTTTAAGTAAGTAGATTCATGAAGTAAATAAATTCCAATTCAATAATTGAACTACTATAATCTATTTTCAAGTACTTATCAATAAATTGAAGATAAGCCATTTACTTCAAGTGTATTTGttaatttataaataaattaaaataacttCCTGGTTTTCGTGACAATGTTTGTATCCATGTATCGTCATTATTTTTCCCAACGCATGTACAGTATTAGcaaagatggtttggtatgaAGATAtgtagaaactgcttctccaatagaaatccccgatcacgtttttaggcgatgtcatggcgacattagctagctaaactcatgcgcagaaacacgtaATCGGGTCTAACCAGGGCTGCGTTCAGTACATAGAAACGTAATAGAACGTTAAATTGAACAAAAACAGCGCTGTATTGAGCAACCAGTTCAAAAACAGAGATGGGTTGGGGTGTGGGTTCAAAATCCACAGCTGCAATATAGTTTATGTCAACAACAATCTAAGCCAAAAccatctgttttgccccataggtGCGCATGCGTTggtttgttgctaaacaacccatCTATACAGTTAATGATGGGGGTTTGTTTCTCTGGCCCGGTTTACCCCGGTAGAAGGAGTTTGAACcgggtgaaaagtgattgcattcATTTTGGAACGGGGCTGCCTCTAGGGTGTAAACCAGGTGCCCGCTCTTGTCGAAGGCGGcgcaaaacaaaagtgacgtaattaagcACGTGGAGTGATGAGTAGGATTATGtgtttcacatgcaaaagtgattgctttatctgtcttcccaatgaaaactagtttgaaatgTTAATTTATGGAAAAGAGATGCTGTACAATTCTGGACGATATACCATGCTGCGTTATTGACAAAATGACCAAGCAGTGCAGATTACTGTTTGATTTATCGCCAGATAATAGTGCTCCCtcattgggtctaatggtcgtgTCACGCCGAACTGCGCTTGTGCATACCGTCAACTCCATATGAAGTAGTTTTTGACGAAAATCTAAAAGTGCCAGTGTCACGATCTTGTAGTAATGACATCTTCAGCTACTTAAAACATTGGTttgaatctatactgaacaaaaatataaaagtgttggtccaatatttcatcaactgaaataaaataacccATAACatttttcatacgcacaaaatgcttatttctctctaatgttgtgcacaactttgtttacatccctgttagtgagcatttcttctttgccaagataatccatccacctgacaggtgtggtatatcaccAGTGgaaacccgtcattcagggcagttttgagccccacatttttagGAAAATAaacttagaaattgttgcatgttgcatttatatttttgttcagtataggttgtgcctttagaaatCAAGGACATTTACAACTGAATACTTTTTCACTTCTCTCTTGGACTTCTCTAACCTGGCCTGGTCtgcggtttccactagttaccacaaccACAGTCAAAATTGGGTATatcgtaaaaaatatatatgtaaacTAAAATctgcttaatttaaggttaggaataaggttagcagtgtggttaaggtcagGTTTAAAATcccattttaagaagataaattgtaattcaaaattgtagaaataggcagggttgatgactttgtggctgtggtaactagtgattaACCCTGGGGCCTCGTTTATAAATGTAGCTGACACACAAAACCTGCCCCAAAACATGTGTGCCAGTTTTCAAGCAAAAGTAggcatttataaaaactgaacttgacaCGAGAATATGCTTATCCTCCCGCAAACTTTAGAACATGCATATGCACAGTTTCGAGTGGTTTAAGTATTGAATTGCAATTAAGGCAAAAGTAGCAACCTTGTGCAGCACTATTTTCAGCAGCAGCAcaccactgctggcttgcctctgaagctaagcagggttggtcctggatggGAAACCatatgctgctggaagtggtgttggagggccagtaggaggcactgtttcctctggtcaaaacatttttatatcccagggcagtgattgaggacattgccctgtgtagggtgcagtCTTTCAGATAGGATgttaaacaggtgtcctgactctctgtggtcactaaagatctcaTGGCACTCAatctggccacctaatcatccccagcttccaatttgTTCATTCATCTCCTCTTCTTTGTAACTATTCCcaaggttgttgctgtaaatgagaatggtGTTCTCAGTCAAAGAAATATGACACTCTTATTCAAACAATTTTATAAGATTTGCTGAATACATTTGTCaccttttctgactgtgatggTTTCATACTCACGAAGTAGCCTTATAGGCCTACAAAAGTCCCATCACTCATTTAATTGGAACCACTTTACAGTAGTAAATAGATAAACTATTTGAAGTATTTTGCTCTATGTGATCCGGAGCGCATTAACCATTGAACAGAAGGGTCACGTTATTTTGTCTCAAATAAacaatatttaatttataaacattTTCATAACCATTGCTGAATAAATTCCTCaccaccttttctggccatgatgggTTCATATTCCCGAAGTAGCTTTAGCCTACAGCAAATTACCACGCGCATCTCATTTATATTGGGCCTAAtagattggctattattttatgtATCCAAAGGGGAGCGCGGTTTATAATATATAGTAGAAGTTAACAGATTAACAGAGAGTTCATATTTTGCTTTGAAGTGTGTAGGTTATAGGGCCTTCCACTGTAACTAGGCATAGGCCTATTGTATAGATTCACATTTTTCGAGTAGACATCggctagacaatgtttcagaattcgcGGGCAGTGCAGAATATTTCGGTTGGGGGAAAAAGTCAACGCAAATCATCAGGCTATTGATTTCAAACaatctgtttacaggtccacaacaatttgccattgttttttttctttcagAAACGGTCAAATATAACAAATATCACTGTAAAAGTTttaaacattctgccaacacatCTGATCAAGTTCGCCGTTGCTATATTTCCTTTATAAACGGCCAAggcctaattccaatacttccaaaGTATACAGCAAACGTGCGTGTTATAAAACGGTGACTGATGTGCGTTTTTCAGGCGGGGTTTTAATGCTCGTTCACGCCTAATTTATAAATGGGAAACAAGCGTATGCCACGTTTATAAATCTTAATATTTGTGTAATTGCGCAATCTTTTCAGAAATGACTCAAGCAGATATTCAATGTGTCCTGTTAACGTTAGCGAcagttataaatgaggcccctggtctGCCGAGTCTGCTTCGCAAGCGTCCCCGGAAGTCTCGCAATGTTGGGCCTTTGGGTTTAGAAACTGTTAATAGTTAATAAAACATATTGAAATGGTGATCACTGAAAGACTAAACAGTTTATTTATTGAGCAGAACTGCTAGTTATCTACATTTCAGTAGATCTACACACGAACCTTTGTTACATTGTTGTATAATCGGTGTGATCCGCAGCAGTCTCCGTAGCCGATCATTCTCCTCCTGGTAGTCCACTACCGTTTGCTCAACTGCCCCAAAAATCTCCACAGCAGCCGCAGTTAAACGCTCATTTAAAAACACACGAaacaactgtagtttagacatATTTCAGTGGACTGAAAGTTGGGTATTCAACTAGTATTGCTTCATCCACGAGGAAAGAACGGTggtcacaaacaaaacaaacccgCTCCCAGTTTTACTtccttcttcagtggggtttatcggcggttggcatccaacgttatggtgcattaccgccacctaacGCACTGGAGTGTGGGCCACAGACAGAgataaactaaatcctacctgccaaccccGTTTCTCTTTAAAAAAGATTACaacatatttgagactatatctaatgacgctctactcaatatactctttaaactaatttcctgcatccccttctccctcatactaaatctaatcctctctctttccctctgagactgcagcaatacatgctccacagtctctatttcctgacaataatcacactttcctgatggatgctttcctatcacgtttaatgtcttattcaactggctgtgtcacacccttaatcttgtaaaaatagcctcctctcttctgtcccttcctgccgtcctcccctccccgactttcctctgcactttaaataaatgccttcccttattttTTATATTCCACTGCttctgccatctctgcaccatcactgtatgtatcagtctttttgcctctgccttgctcattgacacttcaacatcaacatccccactactaagtgcttgtttagcctgttcatctaccgcctcgttcccctccacccccacatgggttggaacccaagtaaatcttatctgaatacccatctgtttaatcctgccatgggtttgtagcacctcataaagcaggtcttctCTGcgacgtgagctaaaggactggagactcattaacactgcacatgaatcagagcaaataactactctgtctggcttaacttcctccacccactgcaaggccaacagtatggccatcagctccaccGTATATACGGCCAGATGATCTgaaatacgtttcctgacttccaccccacattcctacactacaaatgctgacccagtacgtcctgtccttggatcttttgaaccatctgtgtaaatgacCACAAAGtcctgatacacagtttccagacgtctcttaaagaaatcagctggatcaacaccctccctatctttctgtagtctctccaacacttctagatcaactactggagacgggagtagccatggtggatttacaggaataactacagttggactaaactcccttccatacagtcccatctccttcgcctgggtattacccacccacccaaagcttgtgttcgatcttcgctcatgttcccagcatgcctgtaaaatccctttcgcaggctgagacaccccatgtccttgtaggttgacccagtaattcattgccagctgctgtctcctaatctgcaacggcatatcccccatctccacctgtaatgcagccactggggacgtccgaaacgccccactacatattctgagtccttgcccctgtatgacatctagcctttccagtgaggtccgggctgccgaaccatatgctatacttccatagtctattacagattggatcaatgcaacatacagtgagggaaaaaagtatttgatcccctgctgattttgtacgtttgcccactgacaaagacatgatcagtctataattttaatggtaggtttatttgaacagtgagagacagaataacaacaacaaaaatccagaaaaacgcatgtcaaaaatgttataaattgatttgcattttaatgagggaaataagtatttgactcctctgcaaaacatgacttagtacttggtggcaaaacccttgttggcaatcacagaggtcagacgtttcttgtagttggccaccaggtttgcacacatctcaggagggattttgtcccactcctctttgcagatcttctccaagtcattaaggtttcgaggctgacgtttggcaactcaaaccttcagttccctccacagattttctatgggattaaggtctggagactggctttaatgtgcttcttcttgagccactcctttgttgccttggccgtgtgttttgggtcattgtcatgctggaatacccatccacaacccattttcaatgcactggctgagggaaggaggttctcacccaagatttgacggtacatggccccgtccatcgtccctttgatgcggtgaagttgttctgtccccttagcagaaaaacacccccaaagcataatgtttccacctccatgtttgacg is part of the Coregonus clupeaformis isolate EN_2021a unplaced genomic scaffold, ASM2061545v1 scaf0633, whole genome shotgun sequence genome and encodes:
- the LOC123485255 gene encoding NUAK family SNF1-like kinase 1 codes for the protein MMETASKARRLSNVSNVSNMSTSSAGTEVGQSDVQIWGDRPLPVDYLGDISILDEGRWSNSGVKKHHHKHNLKHRYELLETLGKGTYGKVKKAIERQSGKVVAIKSIRKEKIKDDQDMVHIRREIEIMSSLKHPHIISIYEGRSEREM
- the LOC123481049 gene encoding oocyte zinc finger protein XlCOF6-like translates to MSKLQLFRVFLNERLTAAAVEIFGAVEQTVVDYQEENDRLRRLLRITPIIQQCNKDSLQLSLAVSEEEVLPDQQHCEQEWSPSLGQENTELPQIKEEQEELRTTQEEEQLQGLETDIIEFKFTPSCMKSECDQEDPLQPLTLPQTQTVENRERDPKQVDLTPYVTVTHLKGLYSPCHPPDNQNNASSQNLAGSSDPVALDSSPPLDPSSSLDPNPSMVEHCFKPSTTSRKPHRCRDCGEMFALKTDLQRHVTLFGCFCQKSYHSTCKQKAHVRLRHSGKPCTSPVCDKTFKLKGDLSKHMMIRTGEKPFSCGDCGKSFNQKWTLRKHKLTHAGEKPFICGECGKSFLQKGDLSRHIRTHTGEKLFICGDCGKSFNLKGNLRKHKLTHTGEKPFICDDCGKSFSQKGTLRKHKLTHTGEKPFSCDDCGKSFSQKGTLRKHKLTHRR